The following DNA comes from Holophagaceae bacterium.
AGCTGGACCGCCTGCTCACGCACCGCTACCTGGGCATTCCCCTTTTCCTGGCCGTGATGGTCGCGATCTATACGCTCTCATTCGTCCTTGGCAAGTATCCGCAGAATTGGATCGATGCCGGATTCAAGGCTCTTTCCGCCGCCCTTTCCGCACGGCTCCCGGCGGGGGAGCTGACAAGCCTGCTCACCGACGGCATCATCCCCGGGGTCTCGGCGGTGATGGTGTTCCTGCCGGTGATCATGATCCTGATGGGCTGCATCAGTTTCCTGGAGGACACGGGCTACATGGCCCGGGCGGCCTTCATCATGGACCGGGCCATGCACCTCATGGGCCTGCATGGAAAAAGCTTCATTCCCCTCCTCATGGGTTCCGGCTGCAACGTGCCGGCGATCCAGGCCGCGCGCACCATCGAGAGCAAGCAGGACAGGCTCATCACGATCCTGGTCACTCCGCTCATCTCCTGCTCGGCGCGGCTGCAAGTCTACATCGTCATCGCGGGCACCTTCTTCACGCCCTTCAACGCGGCCTTGGCGGTCATCGGCATGCATTTCCTGGGCTTCGGCCTGGCCATGCTCATGGGCCGGGTCCTGCGGAGCGCCCTGTTCTCGGGCCCTTCGGCGCCCTTCGTGATGGAGCTGCCGCCCTACCGCATGCCGGTGCTGAAGGCCACAGCCATCCACATGTGGGACAAGGCCCAGGTCTTTCTCACGCGGGCCGGCACCACGATCTTCGCGGGCGCCACGCTGGTCTGGTTCCTCTCCCGGTATCCCGGGATCGCCAACACCGGCTGGAGCCAGGAGTACCAGCAGCAGCGTGCCGCGGTCACGGCTCTGGCCATCCCCCAGGACCAGAAGGACGGCCAGCTCAAGGATCTGGAACTGGCCAGGGAGAGCCGCATCGTGAACAGCAGCCTGGCCGCGAGCCTGGGCAAGATCGTGGAGCCTTTGCTGCGGCCCATCCTCGATCCGGACCAGAAGCGGACCGAGGCCTGGAAGGATGTCATCGCGCTCACGGCAGGTTTTGTGGCGAAAGAAATCGTGGTCAGCACCATGGCCGTGATCCACCAAGCCAGCGAGGCACCCAAGCCCGGAGAAAAGCTGAGTCCGCTGCAGGTGTCGCTGCGGGACCAGACGGGGCTCACACCTCTAACGGCCCTGGCTTTCATGATCTTCACGCTCATCTACACGCCTTGCCTGGGCACGGTGGCCATGATCCGCCGCGAGGCCGGAAGCTGGGGCTGGGCAGGTTTTTCCGTCGCCTACGGGCTGGGCTTGGGCTGGCTGCTGGCCTGGGGCACCGTGGTCATCGGCCGTATGATGGGATTCGCATGAACTGGCAGACGCTCATCGTCCTGATCCTCGCGGCCCTCGCCGCGCTCTACTTCGGCCGCGGCTTCGTGCTGGGCCTCATGGGCAAGGGAGAGTGTTCCAGCGGGGGCTGCTCCAACTGCGGCGAAGGCGGCTGCACCCTCAGCAAACTCGAAGCGCTCAAGCGCGAGTGGGAAGCCAAGAAGCAGGCCTGAGGCTTATTCCGGCTTGATCTCGCCGGTCTCGATCATCCCCTGGATGGTCCGCTGGATTTCCTCATCGCCGACGACCCCATGGCGTTGCAGGGTCTTGACCAATCCAAGGATCAGTTGCCGCGTGCCATAGGAATCCACCTTCTTGATGGAGGAAGGGGCAGCGACCCGGTCATGGATGATCAACGACCCGTCAACCGTTGGCTTGATCGACGGCTGGGTGCCCCGGAGCCCGGGCGCGTCTGTGATGTCGAAGGAAGGCACGGCGAATGGATCGAAGGGATCCGTCGGCGCGAAAACGCCCAGGGGCTCTTCGGCCGGGAGGTGGCGGGCCTCGGGCACCGCATCGAAAAATGGATCCCGGCCGAAACTGCCGGTGGCATTGGATTTGTTGGGTTCCCGAGAGGGCGTGAACTGGATGGCGGGAAGGTCGAAGCTGACCGGAAGCGCATCCTCGGAGGAGAAGGAGCGGCCTACCTCGAAGGTGGTCTCCGGCACCGGATCCGCCTTTCTATACTGCTCGGCGATGGCGGCCCTCAGCATGCTGTGGGAAGCCACCAGAGGCTCGATGCTCAGTCCCGAGGCGAACCGGGCGCTGTCGATGGCATTGAGGTCCGATGGATCGGCCATGGCCAGGATCAGGCTCTTGGGTTCCTTGAATTCGATGGGGAGGATGGTCAACTGCTCGGCCATCCGTTGCGGAATGCGCTTGAGGACTTCGGGCCGGATGTGTTCCAGGGCCTTGCCTTCCAGACGCGGCACTCCGGTCTGCTGGGCCAGGAAATCCATGAGCATGTCTTCGCTGATGAAGCCCAGGGAAACCAGGTTGCCGCCCATGCGCCCGCCGTGGAAACGCTGGTGCCTCAAGGTCTCCGAAAGTTGGACAGGGGTGAGCAGTCCCGCCTCGACGAGCAATTCACCCAGTTTTTTTGTAGGGGCCGACACGATGCATCTGCCTTTCTTGGGATTAGTGCCACAAGATAACCCCATCAAGGGTGGATGCGCTAGCTGAGGTTGCATCGATCTTGGGAAATGCATGGCTGAAGGCCATGATTGCTGGATTTTTCGGAGACAGCCCGAGTCTCCTCACCTAGAATTAAAGGTTTGGTCAGGGCCGCGATGAAGTTCCATATCCAGACCTGGGGATGCCAGAACGGGGCCCCCTCCGCGAGCCGGAGGCGAGCGGGAGCACAGTCCAGTGGACTGTGCGATCGGGGGGTAGTCCACGGGGCCCCCTCCGCGAGCCGGAGGCGAGCGGGAGCACAGTCCAGTGGACTGTGCGATCGGGGGGTAGTCGATTTCATCGGCATTCCCGGAAACGGGGAATAAGCATGAAATTCCATATCCAGACCTGGGGATGCCAGATGAACGACCACGACGGCGAAAGGCTGTCGGGCCTGCTATTAAAAGAGGGTTTCACCCAAGTCCCCGAGGCAGACGAGGCGGATCTGGTGCTCCTGAACACCTGCTCCATCCGGGAAAAAGCGGTCCACAAGGTCTTTTCAGTGCTGGGCCGATTGCGGGAGGAGAAGAAGAAACGGGACGTGCTCATCGGCGTAACGGGGTGCCTGGCTCAGCAGGAGCAGGCGGCGCTGTTCCGGCGGGCACCGCACATCGACTTCGTGCTGGGCACCATGGCCTTGAGCCAATTGCCGCGGTTGGTGGAAAAGGCCAAGTCCGGAAAAAAGCAGGTCATGGATACGGGGGAATATCCCGACAACCACCTATTCCCGCCCGAGGTCGCCAGGCGCCGGAGCACCGCCAAGGCGCTCGTGACCATCATCGAAGGCTGCAATCACGCCTGCACCTACTGCATCGTTCCCACCACCCGCGGGGTGGAGCGCAACCGCCCCTGGCAGGACATCGTGGGCGAAGTCCGCGGCGTCGTGGCAAACGGCTACCGGGAAGTGGAATTGCTGGGCCAGAATGTCAACTCGTTCAATGGCGGATGCAGCTTCGCGGAACTGCTGGACCGGGTTTCGGAGGTGGAAGGGCTGGAGTGGATCCGTTTCACCACGAGCCACCCCATGAATTTCACGAAAGAATTGGCCAGGGTTCTCGTGACGAACCCGAAAGTCGCGCCCTTCCTGCATCTGCCTGTGCAAAGCGGGTCCAATGCGATGCTCCGCCGGATGCTCCGGGAATACACGGTGGAGCAGTATCTGGAGCGCCTGGGCTACCTCGGCGAGGGCCGGACCAAGCTCGGCCTCAGCACGGATTTCATCGTAGGTTTCCCTGGCGAGACCGACGAGGATTTCGAGGCCACCGTGGAACTGCTCGAAACGGTGAAATTCGATTCCTCCTTCAGTTTCATCTACAGCCCCCGGCCAGGCACCGCCGCGCTCAGGCTGAAGGACGACATTCCCGCCAGCGTGAAATCCGGGCGGTTGCAGCGGCTTCAAAAACGGCAACTGGAGCTGGCCAAGGAGAGCAACCTGCGATTTGTCGGCCGAAGGGTGCAAACCCGGGTCGAAAGCCATGGCGCAACCCCTGAGGGGTATTGGATGGGCCGCACGGGAGATTGGAGAAACGTCCATATTCAGGCTGGAGCAGGCCGGATATTGCCGTTTGGAGAGCTGGTGGAGGTGGATGTCACCATGGCTGGTCCCCATTACTTGGGGGCTGAAATCGCCTAGAAGGTAGAACCATATTCTTGTACATAGTCGGCTTTTGGTTCGGTAATATACGGGAATCCCCTGCCTAGGCCCCCATGGTTCGCTCTCTCCAGACCCTCCAGTTGTACCTTATCAATGTCTTTGCGGCCCTGCTGGTGATGCTCATGGTACCTGCGGCGGCTTTCCACTGCGTGGCGGCGGATGCTGCCGAAACGGCACCGCCCGGTCGATATGCCTTCCGGACCTACAATGCCGAGCAGGGCCTGACAAGCCTGGCCATCACCCAACTGAACCAGGATGCCCAGGGCTTCCTGTGGGTGGGCACCGAAGATGGGCTCTTCCGCTACGATGGCAGCCGGTTCCAGGCCTATTCCCTGAAACAGGGATTGCCCTCCAGCCAGATCACCGCCATCCACCAGGATCCCCAGGGCGTGTTGTGGGTGGGGACGTTCGGAGGCTTGGCCCGGAAGGATGGCCAGGCTTTCCAGGCCATCCCGGGGGTTCAGGACGTGCAGGCCCTCGCCACGGGGCCAGACGGGAAGCTCTGGGTCGCCACCACCCAGGGGCCCTTCAGCCTTTCCGGGAAACCCTCCCGGCCCGAGCTCCTC
Coding sequences within:
- the feoB gene encoding ferrous iron transport protein B, with the protein product MPVIIALAGNPNSGKTTLFNALTGSHRHVGNWPGVTVERRSGTLQADGRDLEVVDLPGTYSLSARSEDERIAASFLAESKVDLIINVLDASNLERNLYLTTQLLELGKPVVFVLNMMDDAERRGIQLDIPALETLLGGPVVPTIGNREEGVDALKEELLKVLDGSEPKVRNFLAETAGQGPMDYGHDIEGELAKLAAHIKRDETLAEAIKPRWLSLQLLEGSVEGIKLVNESHAREAILGQLEASRAFLHAHLGEDAATLLAEFRYGFLHGLVLEVAKSPVTPEISHTTKLDRLLTHRYLGIPLFLAVMVAIYTLSFVLGKYPQNWIDAGFKALSAALSARLPAGELTSLLTDGIIPGVSAVMVFLPVIMILMGCISFLEDTGYMARAAFIMDRAMHLMGLHGKSFIPLLMGSGCNVPAIQAARTIESKQDRLITILVTPLISCSARLQVYIVIAGTFFTPFNAALAVIGMHFLGFGLAMLMGRVLRSALFSGPSAPFVMELPPYRMPVLKATAIHMWDKAQVFLTRAGTTIFAGATLVWFLSRYPGIANTGWSQEYQQQRAAVTALAIPQDQKDGQLKDLELARESRIVNSSLAASLGKIVEPLLRPILDPDQKRTEAWKDVIALTAGFVAKEIVVSTMAVIHQASEAPKPGEKLSPLQVSLRDQTGLTPLTALAFMIFTLIYTPCLGTVAMIRREAGSWGWAGFSVAYGLGLGWLLAWGTVVIGRMMGFA
- the miaB gene encoding tRNA (N6-isopentenyl adenosine(37)-C2)-methylthiotransferase MiaB, with translation MKFHIQTWGCQMNDHDGERLSGLLLKEGFTQVPEADEADLVLLNTCSIREKAVHKVFSVLGRLREEKKKRDVLIGVTGCLAQQEQAALFRRAPHIDFVLGTMALSQLPRLVEKAKSGKKQVMDTGEYPDNHLFPPEVARRRSTAKALVTIIEGCNHACTYCIVPTTRGVERNRPWQDIVGEVRGVVANGYREVELLGQNVNSFNGGCSFAELLDRVSEVEGLEWIRFTTSHPMNFTKELARVLVTNPKVAPFLHLPVQSGSNAMLRRMLREYTVEQYLERLGYLGEGRTKLGLSTDFIVGFPGETDEDFEATVELLETVKFDSSFSFIYSPRPGTAALRLKDDIPASVKSGRLQRLQKRQLELAKESNLRFVGRRVQTRVESHGATPEGYWMGRTGDWRNVHIQAGAGRILPFGELVEVDVTMAGPHYLGAEIA